The DNA segment TAGTATCAGTGCGCTCTAGATTACTAACATTTTGTTTAGAAATTGGAAGTGATTTTGGATACGAAATTTCAATTGAAAATTATAATAAATCTCAAATTTTGAATAATCAAAAAATTACAAATTATATGACAACAATAATTAATAATAATGGCGATGGTAATATTGCAAGTACAGGGAATAATTCCATTATTAATGCCAACATTACAATTAATAAGGGCAACAAACAACAACTTGTAAAAAAATTAGAAGAACTTAATATAGATGAGGAGGACATAAAAGAAATAATTCAAATTATTGAAGAAGAAGAATCAACAATTATTGAAAATATTAATTTAGGTGACAATACTATTGACTGGATAACTAAAGTTTCAGGGAAAGCATTAAAAGGTGTTGGATCAATTGCAAAAGAGGTTACTTCCTCATTACTCGCAAATCTTTTTTTACAATATTTTGGTATTCCAGCAATTAGTTAATTGGTACTAACTTTTAAACAAAATTTCAATTATGGCTAATTATGATTTTTCAACACTTAACAGTTCCGATTTAGAAGAACTTGTTTGTGATTTATTAAACCTTGCCCAACCTGAAGGTTCAATAATAAAATATAAAACCTTTAAGGATGGAAAAGATAAAGGAATAGATTTTATATATTCAACAGCGAAAAATCTTTATGCGCAAGTTGGCCAGGTCAAGCATTATTACAGAACAGGTTATGATGGGTTGTACAAGGTTTTAAAAGATACAGAGGTAAACAATGTTAATATATTAAAACCAAATAAATACATTGTTGCTACTTCGGTAGATTTGAATGTTGCTAATACAGAAGCTATAAAAAAATTATTTGGAGTGTATATTAAAAACCTAAATGATATTTATGGAAAAAAAGATTTAAATAGATTAATTGAAGAAAATGAAGGAATATTAAATTCTCATTACAAACTTTGGCTATCTGATTTTTCAATATTAACCAAAATATTGAATTCGCATTTACAATTTAGATCTTCCGATTTAATAAATGATGAACTTAAAAAAAGAATTAGAATTTATGTAAAAACGTCATTGTTTGAAGATACTCGCAAAGCATTAGAAAAAAATAAGTTTGTTGTAATAACTGGCGAACCTGGTGTAGGAAAAACAACTTTAGCCGAAATGTTAATTTATGAATACATAGCTAACGAATATAATTTAACGTATATAATTGATGATATTAGAGAAGCCGAACAAGTGTTGGTTCCTGATAATTCAAAACAAATAATCTATTTTGATGATTTTTTGGGAAGTACAGAAGTTGAGATAAATAAGGCTAAAGGAAGTGAATCAAGACTAATAAATCTATTAAGAAGAGTTGCTAAATATGAGAATAAGTTTGTTGTTTTAACTACTAGAAATCATTTATTAAATGGTGCAATTATTAGTTCTGAAAAATTAGATCGATTTAATATTAAAACTAAAACAAGTTTATTAGAACTCAAAGAATATAATGTAGAATTAAAAAAGCAGTTGCTAAATAATCATATCGAAGTTTCCGATTTAAGAGAAGACTTAAAAGATGTATTGCTAAACAATGATATTCAAAATTTCATTTCAAATCATAATAATTTTACACCTCGCACTGTTGAATTTATTTGTGATAGTATAAAAATAAACCATTATGAACCTGAAGCATTTAAAAGTTTCATTAAAACTAGTTTTAATAAACCAGAAATTATTTGGACTCATGCTTATACAGTTCAAATCAATGAAGATGCTAGACTTCTTCTACATACATTATTAAGTTTTGGGCAATCTGCAAATATTCATGAACTAGAAGAAGCTTTTTTAACTAGAGTTCAATATGAAGTAGAAAAAAATAATAAGAAAATAGAAATGTATGCTTTTAGAAATGCATTTAGAAATTTAGATGGTAGTTTTATTATTATCAAAAATACTTGTGAAGTTCATTTCATAAATCCTTCAATAATTGATTTTCTCAAAAGCTTTATTAGAAAAGATAAAGTGGAAATTAAAAAAATTGCAGAATCAGTAAAATATGTTTCTCAATTAACAGAAAGATTATTTTCATTAGGGAGTGCAGGTATTAATAAAATGCCAGAAAGCTTGGAAAAAAGATTACTTACCGATTATCATTCTTTTGTAAGCAACAGTAATAGTGACTATGATTTAATTCAATTAGCTTTAGTAATTTATAAATACATTGATAATGTTGACAAAGAGGAAGTTATTTGTGAAATAATTGATAGTATCACAGAATGGGAAGCATTATATCAAGACTATTCTTTAAACTCACATTTTAAAGAATTTATGGTTTCAGTTAAAGACAATGAAAATATTAATTCTGTTTTACAAGAAAGAATTGAAGAAATTGTTTCTGAACTGTTTAGAGGTCAGACAGACATCAATGAAGCTATAGATTTGTTAGCTGAATTGATTAAAAGTTTTGATATTGATTTTAATAAATTAGACACAACAAATATCATTAATCATTTAGATGATTTATTTAGTGAAAATGTTTTTGACGAAACGGAAGATCTAAAAGATTGGATAACTGATGAAGGCGAAGCATATGATAAAAGGCGTGAATTTGAAGACTTTAATGAACGTCTTAACCTTCTTGGTCTAGAATACAAAGCAGATTTAAGCGAATTTGACATTGATTGGTATGAAATAGCTCGTGATAACGATTTTAGAAGAATGATGGAGAAAGATGATTAATATAACTTTCCAAAATTCCGCGGCTATCAGAAGTCTTCCATAAAACACAAACATTCGTAAAAGTACAGATTGTTCTGGCGAGGTCTCCTGCGTAGAACCAGAACAATATGTACAATGCTGAAAAACAAGAATCAATAATCTAAATTCAATTAAAAATGAAACTATCAAATATTACTTTTCTAGAAGAAAAAAACAATGATTACGTTGTGATGAATTTAATAAGTGGAAGTGAAGAAATTAAAGCTTTTTTAATGACTTTTGGCTCAATTGAAAATGACAAAATAATTGATTTCCAAAATTTTTCATATAACATTGAAGAATTTAGATTAGTATTGGTAGACAATGAATTTTTGAATCTTGATTTCTATTTGAAAAAGATATACTTCTAAACCCGCTCGCGCAGATTTCTAATCCGTGCCCACCCCAATAATCAACTACATTCAAAACCTATTTTCAGTTTGTTACCCAAGCTCAAAATCTCCCCCCCATTCCTTAACCTCTCCCTAACCCCAAATCCCATTTTTTTCCTACCTTTACTTTCCAAACCCCAAACCTCCCCAAAAATGCGCCTATTCAAAAAAACTACCCAAACCCTATTTTTCCTTTTCACTTCAACCATACTACTGGCTCAAACAACGGTAAAAGAAAAAGACTATACCCTCAAATATTCCACCAACAAAATCGGAATCCAATTTGAGAACACCACCACCGAAATCAAAGCTTTCGATGCCTTCACCAACAACGAAGTTAGCATCGAAAAAGACAGCACTGCAGCAAACGGCTTCAACCTCAAAAACATTCCCCCTGCACAAATCCTAAAACTGCAATACACCACCACCGGAACAAACGCCAAAACAACGACCAAATACCTGGCAACACAATCCCAATCTTCCGGTGCAATCAATGTCTATTTCAACAACCCGGTAAACACCACCTACGCCCAAACCCAAAACGCAGTCAACTTGTCCAATACGCTCGACGACAAACTAATCGAATACATCAATGCCTGCACGACAACCTTGGACATAGCCATCTACAATTCCTATTCTCCTTCCGAAACAACCGGCATAGCAGGAGCCATAAATGCTGCCTATGCGAGGGGCGTTCAAGTCCGTATCATTTACGACGGTAGTACTTCCAGTGTGATGATTCCGCTTATCAATCCCGCAATCCCTACTTTGCCAAGCCCTCAAAGCAGTGCCTATGCAATCATGCATAACAAATTCGTAATCTTCGATGCCAACCACGCCGACCCAAACCTCCCTTGGGTTTGGACAGGTTCAACCAATTGGACGGTGGCGCAAATAGATGGCCCAGACCAAAACAACGCCATGGCAATCCAGGATCAAGCCTTGGCCTTGG comes from the Flavobacterium limnophilum genome and includes:
- a CDS encoding AAA family ATPase, giving the protein MANYDFSTLNSSDLEELVCDLLNLAQPEGSIIKYKTFKDGKDKGIDFIYSTAKNLYAQVGQVKHYYRTGYDGLYKVLKDTEVNNVNILKPNKYIVATSVDLNVANTEAIKKLFGVYIKNLNDIYGKKDLNRLIEENEGILNSHYKLWLSDFSILTKILNSHLQFRSSDLINDELKKRIRIYVKTSLFEDTRKALEKNKFVVITGEPGVGKTTLAEMLIYEYIANEYNLTYIIDDIREAEQVLVPDNSKQIIYFDDFLGSTEVEINKAKGSESRLINLLRRVAKYENKFVVLTTRNHLLNGAIISSEKLDRFNIKTKTSLLELKEYNVELKKQLLNNHIEVSDLREDLKDVLLNNDIQNFISNHNNFTPRTVEFICDSIKINHYEPEAFKSFIKTSFNKPEIIWTHAYTVQINEDARLLLHTLLSFGQSANIHELEEAFLTRVQYEVEKNNKKIEMYAFRNAFRNLDGSFIIIKNTCEVHFINPSIIDFLKSFIRKDKVEIKKIAESVKYVSQLTERLFSLGSAGINKMPESLEKRLLTDYHSFVSNSNSDYDLIQLALVIYKYIDNVDKEEVICEIIDSITEWEALYQDYSLNSHFKEFMVSVKDNENINSVLQERIEEIVSELFRGQTDINEAIDLLAELIKSFDIDFNKLDTTNIINHLDDLFSENVFDETEDLKDWITDEGEAYDKRREFEDFNERLNLLGLEYKADLSEFDIDWYEIARDNDFRRMMEKDD